The DNA region GTCGCCGCCGGCGACCAGAAGATCGGCGTCATCAAGGTCGTCCGCGAGCTGACGGCGCTGGGCCTCAAGGAGGCCAAGGACCTCGTCGACGGCGCTCCGAAGCCGGTGCTCGAGGGCGTCGCCAAGGAGAAGGCCGACGAGGCGAAGACCAAGCTCGAGGAGGCCGGCGCGACCGTCGAGCTCAAGTAGCTCGCGTCCGCCGCTCACGCGTGAACGGCCGGGGCCCTCATGAAGGCCCCGGCCTTTCGCGTCTTCGAAGAAGGCCCCGAAAGGCATTGACCGGCCGGGGTCTTGCAAGTATCTTTATCGTTTGCGACCCAACCGCCCCGATGCCTCTCTGAAGGAGGACCGCCCGGTGCCCTCTGCCGCAGGCTCTTCCCTTGTCGACGCCGGTCTCCGCAAGCGTCGGACCTTCGCCAAGATCCCCGAGATCCTGGACGTTCCAAGCCTCATCGCGTTGCAGGTCGACAGCTACGACTGGTTCCTGTCCGCAGGCCTGCGGGACACCTTCT from Actinomycetota bacterium includes:
- a CDS encoding 50S ribosomal protein L7/L12, producing MTRDDVLAWVKEAPALELAELVKEMEEVFGVSAAAPVAVAAAAPAGGGEAAAEEKTAFDVVLVAAGDQKIGVIKVVRELTALGLKEAKDLVDGAPKPVLEGVAKEKADEAKTKLEEAGATVELK